The segment AGCGGGCTTTTCACCGCGAAATCCTGACATATCATCGCGCCTGCGGTATCGCGCTGAAGACCGATAAAACTCCCTAGCTCGGGGTTGTTATAAACCCGGTCCGGTGTTTTTTCCCTGGTCATAATTTAGAACTCCTGACGAGTGTAATAACGAACTGCTCCGTTTCAGCAATATCCAGCAGGGGTGAGTAACCCTTGTCATCCGTTACCCCTTCCGTCACGCTGCCATCCGGTTTCTTTACCCGGAAAGCCTGATGGCTCAGCGGGTGTTTGCGGTCCCCTTCACGAAACAGCCGGGCCTGACGAGCCAGCGGGTTTTGCTGAAAAACGGGAGACACAATCTTCGCCGTATCCCCTTTCTGGTAATTCAGCGCAGGGGATTTTTGTTCGATGCGGGTTGGGGAGAAGATTTCCACGCCGCCACTGGGATGAATGCGGATCCCCCCGCCACCACAGTGAAGGAACAGTCCGTTTTTGGCACTGAGCTGCATCTCACCATTGACGCTGGTCAGGTGCATATCCTGGTCAGAAAGTGCAGCCAGCTTGCCGCGCTGGGCCTGTAGGGTGATATTGCCGCCTGCCGCAATCAGCTTAATACCCACCCGGCGAACAAACGCCGATATCCCCTGCCCGGCGGCCAGTGACAGCGTTTTGAAAATGTTGACGCTGCCACTATTACCCGCCGTCACCACTACATCCTGTCCGGCAGAGAGCTGGATATTTTCCGGCGTGGCCTGCGCAATGCCGGCATCTCCCCAGGCGACAATGCCGGGTTTTTCCAGCCCGGACAGGGCCTGGTTCATATTCTGCTGTGTATCGGTGTTCACCGCATCAGCCCCGGCGCTTCCGGCACTGGACTGGAGGGTGTAGGCCATGCTCAGCGCCTGCTCAAGGTGCCGGATAATTTCTGCCATATCGAGCTGTTTACCGCTGGCCCCGGGCTGCGCAGAAGTGGTCAGCAGAATACCTTCAGCCGCTCTCAGCGCAGCATGTTTGTCCGTACGAAGCTCTGCCCCTTCGCCGCGAGGCTTGCGGCTGGCGTCCACCATGTGCCCAATATTCAGCTGCGATTTGCCGTAACCGGTCGCCAGCTTGATATGCTCGTGGTTTTTCTCATCCTCCATCCGCAGTTTGTTTTGCCCCAGGGTGCGGATAACGTTGCGGGTGCTGTTGCTGTCATTAACCACATCGGGGTTAAGCGCATCGTGAAGCACATGGGCAATATAAGGACGCTCCGGGTCTCCCCCTTCAAAGGCCACGGCCACCTCTGTGTTATCCAGCAGGGGGAAATGAATACCAAAGCGGTCACCGGCGTAGATACGCGCCAGGCGCACCGGCATGCTTTCCCGTCCTTTGTCCCACTCATCAAGGTCAAAGCTGAATTTTACGCGGTAACGCCCGTCTTTATCGGGGCGGGCCAGCCGGTCATTATCGCTGAACCCCGAAACGCGCGCAGGTACGGTGCCGGAAATGACCGGACGGGTAAGCCGTTCAGGACGAAAGGCACTCAGCTCGCTGTAGGGGATCCCACACAACTCAGCCTGGAAAGCGTGGCTGCGTGATGCACTGCTTTTCAGGCTGGTGACCAGCAGTCCCGGCGAGAAGGCCTCGGGATGCGGACCATCAATGTCGGCCACCACACCGGGTAACAACGCCGGATCATTCGCTACGGCTTCCAGCCGGATGCGTTCGCACAGATGGCGCTCGTGGCGAATGCGGGCGTAAAACCAGCTTGTTTCGGCCTGTCCCCCGCTGATGCTTTCCCAGCGATCCCCCTCATCCTGCTGGATGTCTGCATAGTGGTAATCACAGCCGGTGATGAAGGGAGCCTCCCGGCTGATGTCCGCCACCGACTCCAGCGGCATGAAGCGCTGTATTCGGTAGTTATAATCGCGGGTACGTACAGCGGCGGGGATCACACTGGCATGACTTATCATTTTTCGGATGGTCGTCCGATCCCCGACCATACCCGATAGCGGCAATGCCGTAATTTTATGCCCGAAAACATAAGAACTCTGACTGTCACCAAATACCATAACCGTCACGCTGCTGACGGTTTCATGCTGTTTGAAACGAAACCCTATTCCCACTTCGGACAGCAGGCGCTGGATAAAGGCCAGGTCCGTTTCTCCCCACTGAACAATCATTTCGCGCAGAGGGTACGACCAGGACAGCCCCTCCATATCGATTTCATAGCCTTCCATGCCGTGAGACTTAAGCAGGTTGCTAACCAGCTCAGGGACCGACATTTGCTGGTAAATAGCGTAGCGGCGAGAGTGGCGGAGGAGCGTGAGCGGGTGTTCAAGGATGGCTTCGTAAAACGTTTCATCCAGACTGCTCGAGAGCCGGGAAAGTGACGTGATCACGCCAAAAACTTCACGCAACGTTTCCCACTTACTCTTCTCCGGCTGGTGGCGAGACCAGCCAGCCGTGGGCCTGCGCATCGTCAGTACCGCAGGTTTCATCATCACCACGTCAGGCACGATATCCTTGTCTGCCGAGGTGAAGCGAATCACATAGCGGTACGGCTGACTTAGCGTTTCTTCACCGGTAAATGATGCAACATCCGCATAAATACCGGGCTGCTGGAAATCCAGAAGATAGCGGTTAAGCGTGTTTACCGGGTCCTCAGCTGCGGTGCCTGAATGGGTCATGTTTTCTCCTTAAAACACCCATAAATACTGTGGTTAATGGTACATAGGAACCCTGGTGTTTTGTATAAAAATTATCCCGGGAAGTGAATTATGCGATCAAGGTAATGTTTTACAGGGGGCGGGACTGGGGAGTTTGCAGAGCGTTTTTAAGGACTGGGATTGTGTTAATGGACTATTGGATAATTGAAGATAAACGGCATAACAGGCAGAGAGCGAGAGGGTTTAATGTCCTTACAGCCACTAAACCCTCTCGCTAATTTTAGTCGAAATAATTCATATCCAGTTTGGGTATGCGTAGCAGGCGTGAAGAGACACCCACCTAATTTTCGGTCATTAAATGCACCAAACGCTGCCCATCAACCAGTGCTATTCCCTCCACCTGATGAGAAAATCCCGCGCCTGAGCGGTAAAGCCTGATGTGGTGATAAATACGTCACAACGACTACCTTATCCCTCTCTTGCTTACAACTGGCGCTGCTGGAGACTGGAATAAATCGTTTTGATTTCACCTGTTAAGCTTTCGCCACGATAGACCATTGACGTATCGTACCGTTGATATTTCTCTTCTCGCGTGGCGCTAAACCAGTTAAATGACCCTACACACAGCAGCCCCTCGTCCCCAATCACAATTTTACTGTGAACGCGTTTGACCAGCTTCGTCGCAATACCCATCTCGTTCAGCTTTTCCAGTGCGGCGTGAAGTTGCTGCTTTTTCTCTATGTGCTTTTGATAATCAGCGTGTTCAGTATTGTAATTTCTGTCCGTAACCACGGTGATATCAATACCACGCGATCGCGCCTGCATCATCGACGTCAGAAAGCCGGTTTGCTCCAGCTTTTGCCAGCTCAACCAGGGGGAAACGATGGTAATGTTCTTTCCGATAGTGCCGAAGGTCTGGTTCAGAAACGCATCATGCTGCTCCACCCCGTGCAGCGTAGAGATCTGCGTCTGGGCTGTGCTTAAATCTTTGCGTTCCAGAAACTCAAACTGCAATGCATTGCTGTCTGAGGCAAACAGGTATTTTGCCAGCAATCCTCGTGGCGAAGAGCCTGGCTGGATCTCAAACAGATCCATATCACCGAGGACCAGGAAGCTATCTTTGGCACGAGAGACGGCGACGTTCAGCATGCTGCTGTCGCTGTCGATAAAACCGCCGTCCTCATGTTTGGAATAGACCGGGGAGAAGAGCACGATCGCTCTTTCCGCCCCCTGCAGGGAGTGCACCGTGCCCACCGTCAAAGAATCGTCACCGCCGCTACAGTTAATGTCGAACTTACGCAATGCCGCTTTGATGGCGTTAACCTGCGCCGAAAAGGGCGTAATGACCCCCACCACTTTGTGCAGCGACTCACCGTAATGGCGCTCTATTTCCTCTTTTTGCGCCACCAGCCAGGCCGCTATCGTTCCGGCCTCAAAGGCGTTATAACGACTCCCACCGTTTGTCTGCATGCCTTTACCGTCGATATGCAGATAGCCCATTGCCGGAAAAGGCTTATCTTTTACAATACCCCGTTTAGGCAGTAATTTACCGTGATAGCACAGCGCATTACAGTAGCCGATAATGTTATCGAAGCAGCGACGATGCTCGTACAGGTACATCCCACGAGCCAGATCCGGGTCATACTGATAGAGCGAGGTAAACTGGGCCACCTTCATGACGCTGCCGGACGCCGCACTTTTACCTGAATCACATACCAGGGCATAGGCTTCCGCCAGTTCTTCCTGGGTGCCTCCGGGGAGAATGTTCTCCTCTACCATATTGCCTATATCGATACCGGGCAAACTGTTCCAGATCGGCGCGATCTGTTCCGTATCGCCAATCACTAATGCTTTTTTCGCCAGCGCGAAGGAAGCCGCGGCCACCTCAGGAAGCACCTGCCCCGCTTCATCGACGATCAGCAGATCGGCAAAATTATATAAATAACTATCGTCAAATTTCTTCGCCCCACCAACATGTTCCCTAATGACCAGATGATGAGGCAGCATATAGCATGTCATCACCACACAAGGCGTGAGCTTCATTCTCCGCTGCCAGCGGGCCTTAACCGCTTTCGCCCCTTTTAGGCCCTTTTCTTTCTGTAAGTTGTCAATGGCAGCCATATCCATCAACCACCGGCCTTCCCAGTAGTGCGTTGCCAAAAGGAACGCCGGGAAGCGAATCTGCGTATCAGCCAGCTCATCGGCACCGGCCAGGCTCAGTTCCTCTTCGCCTGTATATCCCAGCGTCCGGGCCAGGCTATCCCAGTACTGGATAGCCTCACGTTCTCGTCGGGAAACGTCCTGAGCATGATTGATTTGCTGTTGATAGTCGCTCTGCTCTTTTTGTGACCGCGTAATCAGGTCGTCGATATACGCATCGATCCCTTCCGGCACAGTCCCCTGGAACGCGGCCATTCTTGTGCCAAAAGTAGCGTCGAGTAAGAGATTAATCTGGTAGTGGCGCTTAGTGCGAACGGCGGGGATCCAGGAGAATAACGCATATACTATCGACTCATCGGCGCGATATTGCTGCCACTGCTTTTTGCCCTGGGTTAACAGCGCGATTTCATCTGTGCTGTCGTGCAGTAACCTGCTTTTGTCCTGAATATACTGCCCGAGATCTTCGCTGATGGCGTTTCGCTCCTGACGAATACGGTTCAGGCTGTCCCAGGCGGGTTCAATTAGCTTAAGCCGATCGGACTGCTGAGTTAAACGCTCATGCAGGCGATCCACGACGCGTTCGACGGAACTGCATTCCACCGCTGGGAATGCTTCTTTAGCCCTTTCAAGATAGAAAGTCTGCGCCTCCTCAACATACTCGCCAGACTCAACGCGATTGAAAAAATCTTCCGTCTGGTATTTTTTTGCGGCCTCGGCCTTACGGCCCGAAGACGGAAAGTAAGCGCCATAACTTTTCAACTCAGGCAGCCAACGCCCGGCCATTGCGCCAGTGCCGGTGGCAAAATCTTTACCGAAGGCTTCAATAATGTTGGTCACAGCCTGATTGTTGGTTGATGTGGCCATCACCACCGGTGGCTCAGTTTTATTAAGGGCAGCTCTTGCCCATTCAGTGGCAATAATAGAGAGAACGAGGGTGGTTTTGCCGGTTCCCGGCGGGCCGTTGACGGCAAGGATTTCACCCGGCTGCTGGGTCAGATAATGGCTCAGGGCGTCGCGCTGTGCCGCAGCTAGCGGAAACTCATCCCCGGAATACCCCAGCCGGTCAGTGAGCTTTGCATTGGCCGCAAGGAGGGGTTTTAAGGAAGGCATCGCCGGTGAGGCAAAACGCGCCAATAACGGAACGTCTTTTTTACACATCAGCAGATGATCGTACAGGGGAAGAATATGGATGCTGGCTCCGCCGGGCTGATTCGCTTTGATAACATAACCATACCCAGCCGGTTCGTATTGCTCATAGGTTGTGCACCACAGTCCGGCGACGTTGTTTAAGAGATCGTCAGCCTCTTTCAGATATGTTTGCCACTGATGATGATACCTGGCATGACGCTCTTCCCGCTGCTCATCCGTTTCTTCACGATGCTCCTGTTCGTCATCAACACTCAAGGTGGCTGAGTTATGCGTCGTTTTGTATTTATCGTACTGAGTCATCTCGCCAATCGAGAATGTGCCTTTGGGAAGGGGTTCAAGCAGGTCACGGGGAATGGTGGTGGGCGCCTTAGGAAACAAGAAACCTTCACGACTCAGTCGCGCGGAGGTCACCAGCGGTGTGACGATGCCTGGTGCCCCTGCCGTCCGTTCTTTGCCATGCTGAAGCTGGCGGATCCAGACATTCGGCCGTAAAAGCACTTCGACCGTTTTAACCGCATCGCCTTCACCCTCAAAGAACGCAGGAACGATCTCCTCATCCAACCGTCCCGTGGTGATATCCACCCAGCGGGTGAATTTATCCGCATCTTTACGCTCAAATGCCCCTTTGCCAGACTCGGCATCTGCTAAGGAATTACGCCAGTATGATGCGAACCCCTGAGTGTTCCTGTCCATTGCCCGTCCCGTGACTTAAATGAAATTATTGATTACGTTGATATAAACGCAGCACATAGTTAAGCATTGTCCACGTTGAGAACGCGATCGCAATAATTTATTTGAAAACGGCCGTGGAAGTCGGCTGATACTTAATCCGAATAAAAAGTAGATAAGTCAGCGCATTCGGCAGGATCGGGCCTTAAGAAAATTAATAACATCACATAAAAATATCTATAGGTAATTATCAATGATTATTACATAGCACGTGTCAGTATGAGTTTATCTGTGATGAAGATTAGCCGCTTGTTTTTTATCAGCATAACCTTTCGCGCCGTGATTTTATGCATGGCTGCTATCTTAGTTACCCACTTCTGTGGCAGAAATAGTGATAACTCACTCAGAACCGGATAAATAGACTTAATCCGATGACCTAAACTTACGATACGCGGCCTGGATGAAGTCTGAATAATCCCCGTTTAACCCCATCGATCCAGATATGATCGTCAATAATCCAGTCGTCCCTGAATAAAGCAAACGATTCATCACGACCAAACTCAGCGGCGTTGTCTCACTAATAGCTGAGCTGGCTAACGCCAACCTATTGGTGCCTTACCCCTGAACAGACCCTTACGTCAGCCCTGACTGTCGGTAATATAATAGGTCAACGGATAGCTGTGACTTTCTCTGACGCCTTTGGTCACCAGCCCGTGTTTCGCCGCTTCGTCAGCCGGATATATCACCCTGCCGGTTTCAGAATCAGTTATTTTTTCTAATTCCTCACGCGAAAGCGATGTGCATGAGGCATAGACTTTCCGAAATATGGCGTTGTAATTTTCGTCTTCCTCCAGAATTCGGCGTGCCTGGTCCGGCTTGATGTAATCCGTCTTTTCATCAGGTGCCGCCGCCGGATGCAGCATAAACTGCGCCATTGGCATCGAATAGCGCTCAGGCGAGGCACAGTAAATAAGGGTGGCGGATGAAGCCGTCACGGACGCATTAATCATATTGAGTGTAATCGGGCTTTTACGCAGCGTTTCATAGGCAACATATCCGGCATCCATGTCGCCGCCACGGCTGTTAAGATAAACGTCTATATTATGCACGTTACGGTAGTTTTCCCGTATCTCTGCCAGGGCGGATATCAGCCAGGTTACCGTCTGATTGTTCACCTGACCGTTAAAATAGACGCCTGCTTCGTTTACCTGGCCGTTGCCCACGGTATCGCTCTTGATGAACGTTACGTTTGCCTGTGCGCAGGCTGACGCCAGCAGCAACGCGATGGTGGTAGCGGGGAGCTTTTTCATTTTACCGTTTTCCCTTTTTGATCTGGACATCCGGTTATCCCGGTGAGGTTAATTTTCCTGGCCGCGCAATGATTCATTGCCCAGTACAAGGGTACGTCCGGCCGAGGAGATAGTGGACGGTCGGTGCGCGATAATGACGCGGGTTATGTTGAGGGTTCGTATCGCCGCATTGATCAGCGCTTCATTCTGTTCATCAAGATGGCTGGTGGCCTCGTCCATAAACAAAATGCCCGGCCGACGATACAGCGCGCGGGCAATAAAAATACGCTGCCGCTGTCCGCCCGACAGGCCTTCACCGAGCTCGCCAGTCAGGGTTTCATACCTCATCGGCAGTGCCATGATGTCATCGTGAATGTGGCTCAGTCGGGCGCACTCCTCCATCCATTCAACATCGACATCGGGGGAGAATCCGGTGATATTGTCGCGCAGTGAACCCGCCAGTAGCCGGTCTTCCTGCAGGATACAGGCCACCGCCCTGCGGTAGTTATCAAGTCCCGCGGCCTGGATGTCGATGCCGTCGACCAGGACACGCCCGCTCTCCGGCAGGGTCAGGCCAGACAACACCTTCATCAGCGTGGTTTTTCCGGTGCCCGACGGGCCGGTGATGGCCACGCTCTCCCCTGCCGATATGGTCAGACTGAGATCGCTGAATACCGGGGAGGAATGACCGTCATACCGGAATGTCAGTCCCTCACCTTTCAGGGATAAGGGGCGGCCTGGTGTAAAAATCTCTTTTTCCCTCCTTTGCGGCTCCGGTTCTGAGAGCGCGATGTCCGCGATGCGCTCGTTATGTAACGACAGCATCCGCAACTGCAATACCAGTGTGGTCAGCGACAGTACCCGGTCTGAAAACATACCCCGGAAGGCGCTGAAGGCCACGAAAGCCCCCAACGTCATGGTATGAGTAATGACCGCAGAAATTCCCAGCCACAGAATAATGACCCCATCGCAGGCGGCAATGAATGTACCGGTGATGCTGGCAAGCATGTCAAAGCGCAGCAGGCTCACGCCGGAACCGGCTGCATCTGCAATCATATTGAGCCAGGTCTGACGGCGCTGCTCTGCCAGCCCCTGAGCGCGTACGGTGGCTGCCGCATACAGCGTTTCGGTAAAGGAGGAGGCAGCCCGTGCATTTTTTATCAGCAGCTCTTCCTGCGCCTGACGATAGCGGGGCCATGTCAGTACCCGCAGCAGGATAAAGACAAACGTGAATGCCACGACCACCCATACAAGCGGGCCGCCGTAAACCACGAGCAGGATAAATGACCCCATGATCATGATGCCGTCAATCATTGCGCCGGTCAGGCTCTGGGTAAAGGTGGTGCGCAGGGTATCCAGCGATGAGAAACGTGACTGAACATCCCCCATCCGGCGTTTTTCAAACCAGGACAGCGGCAGGCGCAGAAGGTGACGATAAAGCCCGTCCTTCCACTGTAAATCGGTACAGGTACCCATCACCATCAGGATCCAGCCGCGAAACAGGCTGACGCCGGCCTGAAGCAGGGTGAGCAGAAGCAGGCTGAGACAGATGAGCGTGAGCAGGCCCTTATCTGCCGCCGGCACTGCGTTGTCCATTACCATCTGGGTGCCCACCGGGAGCAGCAGGGTAATAAATTCAATCATCAGCGACAGACAGAATATTTTTATCAGCGTGGCGCGAAAGCCAGTAATGCCGCGCAGCAGAGTACTGACCTTAAGGCGCTGCCGTCGCGTTTCGGGGGTAAAGTGGGTGTCCGGCCAGAGCTCAAGTGCCACACCGGTAAAGTGTGTAGAGACTGCGGTCAGGGGCATGTCCAGCCTCCCCGCGGCCGGATCGTGAATAATGCAGCGGTTCCCTCTGACGCAGACCAGCACCACAAAGTGGTTAAAATCCCAGTGCAGAATGCAGGGCTTACGCAACTCATTAAGCTGTGCCAGCTCCAACGCGAGCGGCCGGGCCGCCAGATTCATTTCCGCTGCCACGCCGATAAGCGAGGCCAGTGTACTGCCGCGAGACGACAGCCCAGCCTGCTGGCGCAGGGACAGTAAATCTGTACGGCTACCGTGGAAACCCGCCACCATCGCCAGACAGGCCAGGCCGCATTCAGCCGCTTCCGTCTGCAGATGTAAGGGGACACGTCCACGACCGGTGAACCTTAGCATCCCCCGCAGCCGGTTCAGGAGCATATCATCCATGAATAATTCCTGTAGCGCTGTCGCGTACGTCATACAACGGGGAGAGGATCCACTGATACAGGCGACGTTCATCCAGGAAAAGGGTGACGGAGGCCTTCATGCCGTTTTCTGCCTGTATCTTGCGGCGTTTGTAGATGAAGCGGTCAGAGGACGGCGTCACCACAACCCGGTACCACGTCTGCGGTCCGGTAAGTGAACGCAACGGCGCGCCGGGATAGGTGGCCATTTCCTGCCAGGACGCCGGTGTGTGTGCCACCGCCGCAATTTTTCCCGGAAACTGGCCAAACTTTTCGGCAGGGAAAGCATCGTAACGGATATTCACGGGCTGCCCTACAGTGAGATAGGGTACGGCCGCATCAGGTACCCAGAGGACCAGAGCACGGTAGTGTGCATTGCCCGGAATGATCTGCAGAAGGCTGTCTCCAGCGGCCACGGTCTGACCTGGCGTGACACTCAGCGTGTCGACCACGCCATCCACGGGAGAAGTGATAACCTGATCACCGCTGGCATCCGCATCTGTCAGTTCACCTTCCAGCGTGCTTTTTTGCACGGCAATCTGGTTGAGCTGACTGTCAAAATCGGCCGCCTGAGTCTGCAGCGCGCTGCGCAGGGCCAGTACCTGCAGCGCATTCTGTTCATTCTGACTCTCAAGGCCCAGCATATCGTTCTGCTGCTGATAATAAAGGGCGGTCTGGCTGATAAGCTGATCGCGGTTAATCAGTCCCTGCCGCTGATACTGACGATAGTTATCCATATTTTCCTTCATCAGGCGAAGGCCTTCATGGGCCCGTGCCACCACATCTGTGGAGCGCTTCAGCGCCAGTTCATAGCGGATCTTTTCCTCACCCAGCATGGCCAGCGTCAGACTGCGGTTACGGGTGATATCGGCAGCAATGCGGTTCAGGGTTGCAATACGATTTTCGAGGCTTTCACGATGTCTCCTACTGACCACGCCGGAGGTCGTGGTGCGGCTGACGTCAATCCGATAGAGGGTCTGCCCCTTTCTGACGTATTCGCCCTGAGTTGCCGAACGGCTGACGATAAACCCCTGCTGCGGAGAAAAAACGGTTACTGCCCGGGGCGTTGAAATAATTTCACCAGAAACGTTAATGCGACGGGTGTAAGAGCATGAAATAATCAGAATGAAGAAGGCGGCGAAAAAAAAAAGAGGTAAACGCGATAACGTAATATCCGGTATGGCCAAATATCAACACAGCTTTGCCAGCCCAGTTATTATTTCTGGCATCCAGGGCTTCCTTTCTGAAAAGCATTTCCATCCGGCTCCGGCAGATAAAATATCAGTAAATAATCAAATCAGGGGACAAAGCCTGGCAGGCTGCATGCCCCTGATAATTAATTACCAGTGACACTGTCCATTAACGCTGTGAGCGTTTGCGTCTCCACCTAAATTGCCACCACCGGCATGGTTATTCGAACGACTATCTCTACATCCAATATATCCACCAATAGCTCCCGATATAGCGCCATAAACAGCACCTTCAGCAGCTCCGGTTAATGCTCCGGCTGCAATACCTGCAGGGCCACCTGCGATTCCCGCAACTCCCCCACGCAGTGCATTTGCGGCAGCTCCACCGGCTGCGCCACTAAGGCCGCCCTTCACAGACGCTCTTGCACAGCCCCCCTCGTAATTTGAATTAGCATTCCCCCCGGAAATGATATTTATCTCATCTTGCGTCAGTTCTCTTAACATGCTACTTGTCCTCGGTTGGTAATATTTTAGTAACAATAAATCCAGATACAGTCACAGCTACAGCCACAGTAAAAAACATTATTAAAAAAGGATGAGATACGTAAAAAAAGCTACCTGAGATAAAATGAATCACCATGGATGTTATGGCTGCGCTAAATATAATTATTAGTAGTTTCTCTTTACTTAAAATACTCATACACAAACCTTAATTTTATTAAATTCGTCGGTAATACTTATAATATAAAAAAACTTACAATAAACTGACAAAATAATTTCACAAGGTAACTAAATGATTCAAATAATTTCCCAGATTGAAAAAATGAAGTTAATTCTATGTTTATTAAGGATTTAAAGGACATATGCTGGCGTGATATTTTATTACTTTTAGTGCTAATTATTTCATATTGAACTTTACTTATCTAGATTAGGCAAAGAAATGGCCATGTAAGTATCCCGCTAAAACGGCCCATTCACATTTAGAGATCTTCCGGCATACTTACTCTGCTAATGAAGGAGATCGCTATGCGTAAAGCACGATTCACCGAACACCAGATTATTGCTGTCCTGAAGTCTGTCGAAGCTGGACGTACCGTGAAAGAGGTCTGTCGTGAGGCCGGGATTTCCGAAGCCTCCTGTTACAACTGGAAATCTCAAAAAGTGCGTGGAACTAAAGCTGGGTTACTTACACATGATCCGTCAGGCAATAAAGAAACGCAAGGTGTTCCCGACGGATGACTCGGTGCGGAAAGTCATTTATCTGGCGATCAGGGATGCTTCAAAAAAATGGAATATGCCGATCCGAAACTGGCGGCTGGCGATGAGTCGCTTTATTATCGAGTTCGGTGACCGCTTGAGCGATCACCTTTAATGTGGTGGCAGTTACACAGAATTATTTACAGGCTCCACCGCCTTCATCAGCCAG is part of the Erwinia sp. HDF1-3R genome and harbors:
- a CDS encoding HlyD family secretion protein, whose translation is MAIPDITLSRLPLFFFAAFFILIISCSYTRRINVSGEIISTPRAVTVFSPQQGFIVSRSATQGEYVRKGQTLYRIDVSRTTTSGVVSRRHRESLENRIATLNRIAADITRNRSLTLAMLGEEKIRYELALKRSTDVVARAHEGLRLMKENMDNYRQYQRQGLINRDQLISQTALYYQQQNDMLGLESQNEQNALQVLALRSALQTQAADFDSQLNQIAVQKSTLEGELTDADASGDQVITSPVDGVVDTLSVTPGQTVAAGDSLLQIIPGNAHYRALVLWVPDAAVPYLTVGQPVNIRYDAFPAEKFGQFPGKIAAVAHTPASWQEMATYPGAPLRSLTGPQTWYRVVVTPSSDRFIYKRRKIQAENGMKASVTLFLDERRLYQWILSPLYDVRDSATGIIHG